AAGAGTGCCTTTTATCAGTACGACCTGTCCGGCGCGGATGTCTTCGCCTTTCAGGCGGGCATTGAGTTGAACCTGAGCAGTCTCCAGTATTCCTATTACGTCCAGTGGCTTTTTCTGTTTTTTTCGCTCTGTCTCATCGGTATTTTCAAATTGGACAACTGCATCAGACCCTGCGGGCAGGGGCGCGCCCGTCATGATGCGCACGGCTGTCCCGCCAGTCACTTCCAGTGATGTAGTATAGCCGGCTGCCACCTCTCCGATTACCTTTAGATAAACGGGACTTTGCCGGCTGGCGCTGAATGTATCGCAGGCTCTAACCGCGAATCCATCCATGGCCGAGTTATCATGGGGCGGTATATCAAACCGCGCCACCACATCTTCAGCCAGAACCTGGCCCAATGCTGAAAGGATCGGCCTGTTCTCGGACTCCAGTACATGGACGGTGTCCAGTATTTTTTCCAGCGCATCTTCAAGAGGAATCATAGTCTGCAACGACCTCCGGATTGGATGGTATTATGTTGGTGGTAAATTTAAATGTCAAATTGAGTAAATCGGACCGCTGACCGTAGTATCAGCCCTGTTTAGCTTCCATTTTGCGCAGTTCAGCCCGCAATAATTTGCCCAGCAGGTTTTTGGGTAACGCATCGATAAATTGAATGGCTTTGGGAACCTTATAATTTGGCAGCTTCAATTTACAGTAGGCCAGTATTTCCCCGGCGCTGATCATCTCGTCCTTGCGCAGCACGCAGTACGCCTTTATCTCCTCTCCATATACGTCATCCTTGACGCCGATAACACCGACCTCTGCGATCTGCGGTATTTGAAGCAGGACCTCTTCAACCTCCCGTGGCGATACGTTTTCACCGCCCCTGATGATGATATCCTTCTTGCGATCGGTGATATAGAAGTAGCCGTCCTCGTCCATGTAGCCGACATCTCCGGTGTGCAACCAGCCGTTACGAAGGGCGTTGGCGGTCTCCTGAGGCATGTTCCAATAGCCTTTCATAAGGGTGGGCCCTTTGACCACCAGTTCGCCTGTCCGGCCGGGCGGCAGCTCATTATCCTGGTCATCGAATATCTTGATGGTATCTGCCTTTATCATGCAGACGCCGATGGATCCATACTTTGGCGGTTTGTTGGGCATATTGCCACATGTTGTAGCGCCGGTCTCCGTCATGCCCCAGCCTTCGTAAATATATGTGCCGGTCTTCTCCTTCCACTGTTGTCCCACCGCGAGTGGCAGAGGCGCCGCCCCGCAGGCGCACTCCTGCAAAGAGCTGAGGTCGTACTTGTCGAAGTCCGGGTGATTGAGCATCATGATATACATTGTTGGCACGCCGGAAAAATTAGTAACACGGAACTCCTGGATCAGTTTGAGGGCCTGCTCAGGATTGAACCACTTCATCACAACGCCCCTCATGGCGCCGATGACGCCCATCAGTGAGGTGGCCAATCCGTAAGAATGTGAGAGCGGCAGGACGAAAAGGCTGAGGGCCAGGCGGTTGCCCCCGGTTACCTTGCGCTCGATATCTATCGGTTTATGGGTCCTTACGTCCATCATGGTGCTTCTAATTTCAACCGTAGAAGAGCGATAGCGAAGGACGAAATCGCCGTATCCCAGCGCCGTCATGTACAGGCTGAAATGCGAGTGCATTACGCCTTTATTGGGACCGGTCGTGCCAGCTGTATAGATCAGTGCCGCAATATCATCATTATCGGTCTCTTCGATCTTCAGACTATCCGGCTGGTTTGAGACGAGAGTGTCATAAAAAATAGTGCCGGGGATATCGTCCTTCTCGGTCACTATGACATGTTTGAGTTCGGTGGCCTGTTCTTGCGCGGCCTGCACCCAGGGGGCGAACTCAGGGCTGGTTACAACGGCCCTGGCCCCGCTGTTCTGGTATATATAGGCTGCCTGGTCCGGTCTCAGCAGCGGGTTCATGGGTACTGCGATCGCGCCTATCTTGTAGATGGCAGGAAATGACCAAATTACAACCGGGCTGTTGGGCATCTGTATGGCTACTCGATCCCCCCTCTGTATGCCCAGTGACTTCAAAGCGTTGCCCAGTTTGTTGGATTGCAGTTCCATCTCTACATTGGTGTACCACTTCCCCTCGTAATAGACGCTTTCATATGGACCGTATTTCTGGATATTGTCGAGGCCGAGGCTGCCTAAATTCATACCACCTGCCTCCTGTCCGCGCTTATTTGGCTAAAAGTGGATGGGATTCTGTGACTGGAAGCATTTCCAGTAAGGTTTTAGATTGTTTTTAACCTCCGCCTCGACCACCTTGGTCTGGGCATATGCCGGATCCTTGTAGAATTTCCTGGTGGCAGGCTCGGGCTCCTCTACATCGATATCCCAGTCTGCCAGTCCGGAAATCAGTGCCATCCATGAGTAAGGCAGGACGCGTTTATTATAGCCGGAAGCAATCAGGTCGAGCTCACGGCCCTGGCATACCTCGTCTGCCAGATATCTGACCTTCTCACCGATCATCTGAAATCCGCGTACCGGCAGCCCGAGGTCGGTCAAACCGTCATCCGGGTGGGGATCGGATCCCCCGTTGCGAATAATAATCTGGGGTTTGAACTCGCGCACCAGGGGTTCGACTATCTCGCCGAAAACACGGTAGTAGGAGTCATATCCGGCGTTGGGAGGCATGGGAATATTAACGGTAAAACCTTTTCCCTTGCCCGTACCGATGTCGCCGACAAAGCCGGTTCCAGGGTAAAGAGTGCGAGGGTCCTGGTGCAGGTCGATAAAAAGCACCCTGGGATCATCGTAGAAATACTCGCAGGTCCCATTACCTGCGTGAGCGTCGGTGTCCAGAATAAGCACCTTGTTTAATTTGTAATTGTTGATCAGATAGCGGGCGGAGAAGGCGACATCGTTATAAAGGCAGAAACCTTCTCCGCATGAGGGCTTGGCGTGGTGCATCCCGCCGCCTATAGAAATGGCCTTCTTGTAGGTGCCTTTTTGAATGATGTCGCAGCCCATCTTGGCCTGGCCGATGATAAGCCGGGCTGCCTCCTCCAGCTTACCCGGCGTATCGAAGGGCATATTGTCCATACTCTGGAAAAGGCCGAACTTGACATGATCCAGTACGCCTTCATGGGCCGCTTTATAGTAATCA
This genomic window from Dehalococcoidia bacterium contains:
- a CDS encoding AMP-binding protein, translating into MNLGSLGLDNIQKYGPYESVYYEGKWYTNVEMELQSNKLGNALKSLGIQRGDRVAIQMPNSPVVIWSFPAIYKIGAIAVPMNPLLRPDQAAYIYQNSGARAVVTSPEFAPWVQAAQEQATELKHVIVTEKDDIPGTIFYDTLVSNQPDSLKIEETDNDDIAALIYTAGTTGPNKGVMHSHFSLYMTALGYGDFVLRYRSSTVEIRSTMMDVRTHKPIDIERKVTGGNRLALSLFVLPLSHSYGLATSLMGVIGAMRGVVMKWFNPEQALKLIQEFRVTNFSGVPTMYIMMLNHPDFDKYDLSSLQECACGAAPLPLAVGQQWKEKTGTYIYEGWGMTETGATTCGNMPNKPPKYGSIGVCMIKADTIKIFDDQDNELPPGRTGELVVKGPTLMKGYWNMPQETANALRNGWLHTGDVGYMDEDGYFYITDRKKDIIIRGGENVSPREVEEVLLQIPQIAEVGVIGVKDDVYGEEIKAYCVLRKDEMISAGEILAYCKLKLPNYKVPKAIQFIDALPKNLLGKLLRAELRKMEAKQG